GGTCGTGAAATGGTTCAAATTTAACCTcttcaaacacaaaaataaatgtcatgttttaatgtGCGAGGGCAGGTTtgtacagaaacacagcagagccTGAAAACAACAGTTGTTTTGTTCTCAGCTCTTCTTTTATTCCACGTTGACTGGTTCGTGTTAATGTAGAAACTAAACTGACTTTTCTGCTTTAACTTGTCATCCtgcaacaaaacaggaagaggcactgttttccccggtcactatccccaggtaacaaGGGAACAACTGGAAGAAATGTGGaaactcttcttctcttcatcatcttcttcttcttcttctcttcttctatgtaccatactgacatttgtacaaaacgtgtcatatcatgttcacatcacAGGTTTATTAGCTGACCTCCCTGAAGTGGATTgtctgcgtttcaacatttgtaagtgtgacaccactctGTATTTTTAAGGAGGAcacaggacatttccagctgtgtttgtagcgaccaaaacaggtgttttcagCCAAACCAAGATGTTTTTCTGACCCTCATCaggttgtttttgtgcctaaacgtATCCAGAGCATCAGCTCATCGAGAGAAatagaagagagaggaaaagaaaactgaGCATCAAGTTGTAAATCATCTGtgattttacagaaatgtacttagctaacatttattctgacgatTGGGATTGTAGGTGTCTGGTGTCAAATTCTGTTCCCccgttgatatgtgtttcctctgacCACCGGGACTTCAGATGGCAAATTTTGACTGgcgttttttaaaaattctggtaaattcatctgagaaaagagaaaacaaatgtaaacctGAGACTTGAAGTGATTTAGACTGAAACTTCAGcttctcctgaatcaaatgatgttTGACACTTGATGCTGACTGATCGAATAAGGAGGGaaatactaaataaatacaggagagtCAGGCGTCTTTGAGGGTTGAAATATGGACAGATGACATCTTTTAAGTGTTTGTACCAGAGTATTTCACAGgatgtgtttgtatttacagACACATGTCACAGCACTGTCCACACAGCAAATCTCCAGGTTGTTTAAACAGGAAGAAAAGACCAGAATGCACTTATGACTCAATAACACTGCTCAATACTACCACCTTGTGGCCAAAGTCTGCAACAGCATGTGAGATTGTCACTGCTTCACATTTCACTCATATTGTAAACATTCAATATACCAAAGAAGACGACATTCAATTAacagtaaatatttaaaattacacaaatacagtaaacagtaaccaataaaTACTACTTCTTTGAatcctgtggagaaagtcaccagactccctttaaaaatcactcaatttagtgagttgttaAGTCAGGAGAGACTTTATAAACTTTGATAAATGCTGTCTACAtcacattcttaactatttggacCTTCATGTtaattctgcaaatgttttacatgagGATATTTCATCATATCGGTTTCTACCAGCCAAATCAGAAAAAGTCAGAGAAGATTTCACGTTTTAACGCacagttaaaggagcactctgtagttttgaggaagaaatgttgatgagaagagaaagatcttcattgcctgatttttttttctgcctaaagaaacccaatgtgatgtaatgtaaattggatcttatttatcataattaataattatccctgataatcactGATTATTATTTACAGCCAAATTTAACCTAAATCTCCctgttaatgttgcatgaagtaCCAcatatggtgccccgtgtgaggcgATGTACAACAACATATttccgagtttgtattattaccgcattaatattgtaagtgttaaaattctgacatctccaaaacgacatagtgtTCTTTTAAAAACAGCCATCCGGTTACACTTCAACACATTCAATGAACCAAACgggagcaggaagaagaaaaacctCTCTGAGCTGCCCCTTTCTTAATAATAACACCAGATACTGTAGATACTGATGGACATCACTTTATTGTTCACTTCTATTTTCACAAATCAACTCAGATACAATCAATAACAGTCATCTTAACATAAATGTTACTCAATATGCTCATAACGTctcattatttctcttttaaatccTCTTAAATTGAATATTTGAGCAGCGTGTTACGTCACAGTTTCTCTGCTTTAATGTACTACATCATacagacttttaaaatgaaatagaaGATGTCAAAGTACcgcccatcatgtttgattgacagctgatctgtgtgcagtgaagaaatgccacaacaatcagctctcagcaacaatgaTGGAAGCAAAACAAGtctgaagaaatgaaacacagaatttaacccactgaccctgaaatgacttctgtctatttgagttTACAAAACTCAGCAGATTCTCCAGAATACAAATTAAACTgaagtccagcatagagaggctgagtgaatgtggtctggactctgcggaggagagtgatggtttcagagacgctgtagaaggacagaatacctgctctgtgatccaggtacactccaactctggaggacacaGGACCTGAGACGCGAGTTCTGACTTTGTTGTAATAAAAGTTATAATGGTCTGTGGAACAATATAACGACCAAGATTTGTCATTGAATCCAAATCCACATTCATCTGACCTCCCTGTtctgctgatattcttgtatgcgactgctacaccagctcctcctctcctctccacctcccagtaacaacgtcctgtcagactctctctactcaggacctgaaCCCACcaagtgaatctgtctgggtgtCTAGAATAAGACTGTTGTTGACTCGTgtatgttgcttttctgttcccctcagataataacagaagtgtgttttctgtgtttggatccagtgtgatgtcacatgaatATCTTAAGAAGTCAGCTCTGGTCATGTTCTCTGGttgtgacagtaaaacatccacttgagtcactgtcagtgagatgtttgtccatgtctctctcaggacgtcctgtagtttgtctctgacctctgacacagctgctgtcacatcctcaaagtacttcagaggacggatattgatgctgggtgagtgtgtagactcactgagtgctgacagtgaggggtagttgtgtagaaactggttgtgatcctctgtgtgtgagagcttcttcagctcagcatcTTTCCttttcagctcagtgatctcctgctccagcttctcctgaagctcgTTGACttgactcacttcagtttcctgctgggatctgacctgctgcttcacatcagagcatcttttctccatgagacggatcagctcagtgaagatcttctcactgtgctccactgcttcatcagcagagccattgatggcctccacctcctgttgaagcaccttcacatcttcctctctgtcctggattctctgctggatgttttgtcgactcccctctagctctctctgcctctcagtcctctctgctgcagctgacactgtgtcgtggcctttatgttcctccacagagcagagataacagatacactgctgatcagtacggcagaacatcttcatcacctcatcatgacgagagcagatgttctcctggagcttcttggacggctccaccagcttgtgtttctttaatggaGCCACATCataatgaggctggaggtgtttctcacagtaagaggccacacactgcagacaggacttgagggctttcagtttcctcccagtgcagaaatcacaggccacatcttcagttccagcatagcagtgatcagcaggagcagcttggagtccagtcttcttcagctcctccactaaaactgctaacatggtgtttttcagcagctcaggCCTTGGTAtgaagctcttcctgcactgagggcagctgtggatcctcctctcatcctctgtgtcccagtgATCTTTAATACAGttcttgcagtagctgtgtccacagggaatagtcaccggatccttcagtagatccaaacagatcgGACAAGAAATTGTTTCTCGGTCCAGCTGAACTGCTCTCTGtgccatttcacctctcagtgaCAATGACTGTCTGAGCTTCACTTCCTGATACCTGAAGTTAGAATGGCGGAACAAGATAAGCGatcagagagaagaggatgTGGTTATCaactttgtttcctgttttacaacgaagcctcagttaaaacctgctccacgtttaaaaacatcaaattttTTAGTTGTGAAATATTTCTTGGCTCCTCAGGCTTTGCTGATATTTCTCTAACTCTTCCTCTGATTCtgttcacttttcttttcctggttaaAAAAAGCTGACGTTACTTGTCAGACTATTTATGAGCACATGAAGGAGCCAAAGTACCGTTCTGGTGTTGAGTTGCAGACTAGTGAGACTTTCTTCTAAGATactggtggaagaagtattcagatactttactgaagtataaatacaactatataaaaatggGCATGTTGTGGCAGCACctctgtaccagcctgtctgcttctgagTCTACAGGTCATCTTACatcccagcagctgtttgaactcactgtttcaactgatttaatCATTTACATTCAATATACCAAAGAAGATAACATTCAATTAacagtaaatatttaaaattacacaaatacagtaaacagtaaccaataaaTACTACTTCTTTGAATTCTGttgagaaagtcaccagactccctttaaaaatcactcaatttagtgagttgttaAGTCAGGAGAGACTTTATAAACGTTGATAAATGCTGTCTACATCACAGTCTTAACTATTTGGACCTTCATGTtaattctgcaaatgttttacatgagGATATTTCATCGTATCGGTTTCTACCAGCCAAATCAGAAAAAGTCAGAGAAGATTTCACGTTTTAACGCacagttaaaggagcactctgtagttttgaggaggaaatgttaatgagaaaagaaagatcttcattgactgattttttttctgcctaaagaAAACCGATATGATCttatgtaaattggatcttatttatcataattaataattatccctgataatcactGATTATTATTTACAGCCAAATTTAACCCCAAACTCCctgttaatgttgcatgaagtaCCAcatatggtgccccgtgtgaggcgacatacaacaacatatttccaagtttgtattattaccacattaatattgtaagtgttaaaattctgacatctccaaaacgacatagcgttattttaaaaacagccaTCCGGTTACACTTCAACACATTCAATGAACCAAacaggagcaggaagaagaaaaatctctCTGAGCTGCCCCTTTCTTAATAATAACACCAGATACTGTAGATACTGATGGACATCACTTTATTGTTCAATTGTATTTTCACAAACTCAGATACAATCAATAACAGTCATCTTAACATAAATGTGACTCAATAAGCTCATAACGTctcattatttctcttttaaatcctcttaaattaaatatttgagCAGCATGTTACGTCACAGTGTCTCTGCTTTAATGTATTACATCATACAgacttttaaaattaaatgtgatcTTAATATAAACAACCTCTGTAGATGTTCAGCTGATTTCTGTCTTTACACACGACTGATAACGTTTTCAAATCAGCTCAATCTTTAAATTTCATCACGTGTGACCTGATAAACGgtctgttgctgttttctttcatcCACCTCGTTTATAAGTCTTATTGCTCTTTTCTCTGACACATACAAAGGTTTGGTACGAGTCATAGACGAGTTGCCCCGCACCTCAAAATATGGAAGAACAAGTGAACAGAACAAAATATGAAGAGAATCAAAATCTGAACCGTCCTTTGttcaaaacagcaaaacatgGACACACTTTCCAGTTTGTTCACACGTcccatcagtaaagtctgttaAACCACTCTTGTTCAATGATTTCATGAAcagattcacttcatccacacaatcagtttgttgGAGCAGAATCTCAGCTATGTACAAGCAAATAATGGAGCATCTCCTTATTGATTATGATCATGTAAACTGAAGTCATCACGAGCAGCGAGAGCCTCCgtggctgaacagacacaggaaggagcgccgACTGAACAAACTCCAACATTTACAGCTCATAACGTctcattatttctcttttaaatccTCTTAAATTGAATATTTGAGCAGCGTGTTACGTCACAGTTTCTCTGCTTTAATGTACTACATACAGACTTCTAAAATTAAATAGAAGACGTCAAAGTACcgcccatcatgtttgattgacaggtgatctgtgtgcagtg
This portion of the Pagrus major chromosome 12, Pma_NU_1.0 genome encodes:
- the LOC141005599 gene encoding tripartite motif-containing protein 16-like; translated protein: MAQRAVQLDRETISCPICLDLLKDPVTIPCGHSYCKNCIKDHWDTEDERRIHSCPQCRKSFIPRPELLKNTMLAVLVEELKKTGLQAAPADHCYAGTEDVACDFCTGRKLKALKSCLQCVASYCEKHLQPHYDVAPLKKHKLVEPSKKLQENICSRHDEVMKMFCRTDQQCICYLCSVEEHKGHDTVSAAAERTERQRELEGSRQNIQQRIQDREEDVKVLQQEVEAINGSADEAVEHSEKIFTELIRLMEKRCSDVKQQVRSQQETEVSQVNELQEKLEQEITELKRKDAELKKLSHTEDHNQFLHNYPSLSALSESTHSPSINIRPLKYFEDVTAAVSEVRDKLQDVLRETWTNISLTVTQVDVLLSQPENMTRADFLRYSCDITLDPNTENTLLLLSEGNRKATYTSQQQSYSRHPDRFTWWVQVLSRESLTGRCYWEVERRGGAGVAVAYKNISRTGRSDECGFGFNDKSWSLYCSTDHYNFYYNKVRTRVSGPVSSRVGVYLDHRAGILSFYSVSETITLLRRVQTTFTQPLYAGLQFNLYSGESAEFCKLK